In the genome of Maridesulfovibrio zosterae DSM 11974, the window GAATTCACCGACTTCAAGTTTATCATTAAATTCTTCTACAGATAAAAAAGAATAATCAATCCCGTCGATTTCTCCCTCTCTGGGATCGCGGGTAGTACATGAAATGGAAAACCCTATCTGAGGAAATTCTTCACGCAATTTCTTTACCAAAGTACTCTTTCCTGTTCCGGAAGGAGCGCATAATACCACAACCTGCCCCTTACGTTTTGGGGGAAGAATATCAGTCATTATCACCCTCATCTGATGTGTAGCGGTGTCCAATCGTTTCGGCCTGAATCGCCGATAAAATTACATGATTTGAATCAGTAACTATAATCGAGCGGGTTTTACGTCCCTGAGTGGCATCCACCAGACGTCCCTCCTGCCTCGCATCTTCACGCAGTCTGCGCATAGGCGAGGAGGAAGGATTAACGATTGTAATCACCCTACTGGAGACTACAAAGTTACCGAAACCGATATTTAAAAGTTTCTGTTTTGGCATCTGATCAATAATTATTCGATATTCTGAACCTGCTCACGACATTTCTCAAGCTCAGCCTTGAACTCTACCACCACACGGCTGACTTCAGAATCCTGACACTTGTTACCACAGGTATTAATTTCTCTGAACGTCTCCTGTAAAAGGAAATCAAGACGTTTACCGGCATCTTTCTTACTGTTAAGCACTTCAAATATGCGTTCAAGGTGCGCATCAAGTCTGGTTATTTCTTCAGAAACATCCAGCTTATCAGTAAGAATAGCAACTTCCTGAATCATACGGTCTTCTATGTACTCCGCACCGAGAGTTTCCATGCTGTTGGTAACTCTTTCAATAAGATTTGCACGCTTGGCTTCAAGAATTTCAGGAACTTTAACTTTAACTGTTTCAGTATATTCTTTCAGCAGAGTAAAACGTTCCTCGAGGTCTTTGACCAGATCGTTTCCTTCTGCCTGTCTGGAATCCCGCCAATTGGCAAGAGCCATTTTTAAGCCCTCAGTAATAGACTGGGCCAATGCCGGATCCGGTTCACTTGAAGCATCTCTCCACAAAGCAGAGATATTGAAAAGTTTATTGTAATCAGGTGTAAAATCGACATTATTCTCTTCAGCCATGCTCCATACCTGATCCATCATAGCTTTGGCCTGCAATTTATTAAGGCTTACACCAAGAAGCTCTGTGCTGAAAACTTCCAGATTAAGAGAAAGATCAACCCTACCGCGGGAACCATATTTGCGGACTACTTTCTCCCAGCGGGATTCATAACCGCGCAATGAATTTGGAAGTCTCCATTTCAAATCCAGAAAACGGGAATTAACACTACGGATTTCCCAAACATGACTCCACTTATCTTCGGTGGTCTCAGACCGACCATAACCAGTCATACTAACAGGCATTATATATCTCCTTGTTCCTTGTGAGCGCTCCGGTATGAACATCTTCACTTTTCGTAAAAAAGAGAAGTTCAGAACTTCAAGAGTTCAGATCAACGAGGTTAGCCGACAAGCAACGATATTAATTTAAAAGGACTCAGAACTAAGCATTATCTGAATTCAAGAATAAATCTAATCCAAAAATTTTACGAAAAAAATTTTTTATTTTGATATGTTGGTGCACATCAAAACATCATCCTTAACGCGAACAGGTTTCACTTCCACAAGATCACGTGGAAGTTCTTCTAATTCTTCTTCCAGCACGCAAGTAGAATAAAATTCACAAATACCTTTATTGTGATTTTGAAAAAGAACCTTAAGTGAATCCATTTTTAAAATTCTATCCAAAAACATCTTTTTCTTGTCATTAACCAATTGCCGCAGAATTTTACTTCGTTCTTTTTTAGTCTGGGCATCAAGCTGCCCTTTCATTTCTGCTGCTGCTGTTCCCGGCCTTATAGAGTAAGGGAAAACATGCGCATAAGATAGAGGTAGTTTTCGGCAAAGTTCAAGAGTATTTTGGAATTCTTCCTCGGTTTCTCCTGGAAAACAGGTCAAAATATCAGCTCCAAGACCGAAAACCGGCCAGATTTTGCTGAGTTCATCAATAAAGCCAAGAACATCTTCCGGTTTATAATGTCCCCGTCCCATACGCTTCAACACCTGACTGTCACCGCTTTGCAATGACAAGTGAAGCTGCGGGCAGATCAATCTGGACTTAGCGAAAATTTCCAAAGATCTTTCCTTAAGCTGCCCCGGCTCAAGCGAACTGATACGCAGTCTTGCTCTACCACCCCACTCTTCCGAGAACTCGTCTTCAATCCTCTCCATCAAGTCCCAGAAATCAATTTTTTTATCAAACTCACGACCATAATGACTGAGATTAATTCCGCTAATGACCATCTCACGAAATCCTGCATCAAGAAGATGTTTGATTTCTTTCAACACGTTATCAACTTTACGGCTGACACTCGGACCACGGGTTATCGGAACTATACAATATGTACAACGGTGAGAACAACCATCCTGAACCTTTACCACCGCCCTTGATCGTTGATAGTCTTTAATCTCAAAAGGCTGAAAAACTACTTTGCTATCTTTGTCGCTGCGCTTGTCTTCAAGTTGTAAAAGATCAGACTTACGCTCCTGGGGTATCACCTCAGTTACACCAGGCAGTTCTGCAAGTTCCTGGGCAAAGACCTGAGCAGCACATCCGGTAATAATTATCTTAGCAACCGGGTTGTGACGATTGACGGCCCGTACAGTTTTGCGCAGGTCCCGAAGAGCTGAAGATGTAACTGCGCAAGAGTTAATAACAACTTCATGTGCTTCAGCATCACTGTCAGCAGGCTCAAAGCCCATATGTATCCAGCGCTGACGGATGGATTCACTCTCATATTGATTAATTTTACACCCTAAAGTGATGAGCCAGAATTTCTTCATTATATATCCGTGTTATTTGCCCCATATATCATGGAGGCTGACAATATCAAACTACTTATGTTTTCTAGAAGACTTACTTTTATTTTTAGAAAATTTGTCATTTCTTTTAGAAAACTTGCTTTTATTTTTTGGAAAATGCCCTTTTTTATGTGCATTATATGGTTTTTTATCTGTATCTGAAAAATCTGTCTTAGGTGCATTGTAATTAAAAATATCAAGATAGTAGACAGGAAGACTATGCCCTAAATCCTCTTCAATTTCAGCCAGTTTAGCCCTATCTTCGTCTGCAACAAAAGTATACGCAATTCCTTTTCTGTTAATCCGTCCGGTGCGTCCCACTCTATGAATATAAATCTCAACGGTATCAGGCATGTCATAATTTATAACATGAGAAATGTCGGAACAGTCAATGCCACGTGCAGCAAGATCTGTTGCAACTAAGACATTGAAATCACCGTTCTTAAAACCGTCTAAAGCTTTTTGACGTTTACTCTGTGAAAGATCACCATGCAGATCAATGGCCTGCATACCGCAATTCATTAACCGTTGAGCCAACCGTCTTGCCCAACGCTTAGTGCGTACAAAAACAAGCACACTTTTATAGTCAATTTCCTCAAGGAGGACCTTCAAAAAATCCTGTTTCAAATGAATCGCAACCGGACATGAAAGATGCTTGACTCCCTCAGCTGGAGCAGTCGGTGCAACCTTAACAATAAAAGGGTTATGCAAAATATCTTTGGACATGGCTGCAATAAGATCAGGCATGGTAGCTGAAAACATAAGGTTCTGCCGTTCCTTTGGCAGAATATCAAGAATCTTCTGAACCTCATCCAGAAACCCCATATCAAGCATACGGTCTGCTTCATCCAATACTAATGTATCAACCGCAGAAAGATCAACTTCCCCCCGCTCCAATAAGTCAAGCAAGCGCCCAGGACAAGCTGTTACAACTGTAACTTTTTTAATATCCTTGGCCTGCTTACCAATACCAACGCCACCGTATATCGCAGCGCTTCTTATGCCGGTCTGCCGTCCTAGTGCGATAAATGTTTCATGGACCTGCAAAGCAAGCTCACGAGTAGGAGTCAATACCAGTACCCTCACAGGACCACGTTTATCAGCGTCACTATCTAACAGCCTTTGGAGTATAGGTAATACAAAAGCTGCACTTTTTCCGGTACCTGTCTGAGCAAGGCCCATGACATCACGTCCATCCAGCACAGCAGGTATTGCCTTGCTCTGAACCGGAGTAGGGAAATCATATCCCTCAGCACGAATGCCTGCGTTAAGACGCATGTCGAAACCAAATGATTCAAAACTCAACGGGTAACCTCATTAACTGTAAAATAAAAATTTAAGTTTTAAACTGTATTAAAACAAAACGACCGACTCCAAGGAGAAGGCGCGCGGACTATTATATATTTATGTAGCACTGTAAAGTCTCATAGAGACTACTATACTACACTGAAAATCAGATGCTATCTTCCCTAAACAGTTTAATTCTCCACAGTTAAAAACAAAAAAGAGCAGATATTGAGTCTTATCCCAATATCTGCTCTTTTTTGTTTTTAACTTTTTAAGCCCATATTCAGCTGATCAAAGCAAAAAACCAGCCTAAAAAAAATATGGAGTCAGCTCTGAAAACTACCAGCGACGAGGTAATCTTCTTTGTGCCCACTCTGAAAGGTAAGGTAGAAGTTCTTCACCTAGTTTATGAAGTGGAACAATATTCCCTTCGATAATTATACCCTGCGGAAAAAGATTCATATCATGATATTCTTTAGGACCTTGAAAAGCTGTATTCTTAGCTAACAGAACTGAAACATTCATTTCTTTGCAAAAAGCTATCAGTCCTTCTGGAAAAAATGCTGCATCCTTAATGTTTTTGCCCAAAGTGGAAAACAGAGTTTTACAGATGGATACAAAATGTTCACGACGCAGTGGCTGATGCATGGCAGCGACAGTTTCGTTAGAAACGAAAGTGAGAACCTTGTCAGTAAGATCTGCATAACTGCGGCTTTCACGGGCATCTCCAAGAATAATCTCAGCAATACCAAGTTCTTTAAAAATTTTGTAACTCTGCAGACCGACCATTTTATCGTATTCAATGCCGTATAGAACAATATTTTTAAACCCATTTCTACGGGCATGAATATGCTGGGCAAGCAACAGGATTCCGGTTCCGGTCCCGATATCAAGGCCGACGTATTCATCCTGCTTGAGCAAGTCTGGAGATATATTCTGAGTCACTATAGAACGAATTATATGGCTTGTTTTGGTCACATCAGCAAGCATGCGCAATGAAAATGACCACTGACGAAGGTAATTCATGAGTTCTATGTCATCATCAGGCTCGTTAAGACTGCGATGACGGCTGAACATCTCGCACAAATTGCTTACATCATCAAGGGCTACAGGTTCGTAAAACCCACCCTTATGCACGTAGCAATAAAAAAACTTCAGAACCATCCCCATAATCATCTGGTCAGTAATTTTGACAGATGGATCGCTCATCATATCTATATCATCCATAAGTGGGCGATCATTGTAAAAAGAGGGATCAATAACCATATCTTCAATAGATATAAACGGGTGCTGAATCTTTCCAATATTGACTGCGCTCTGTTCTTGCATCTCCACAACTCCTTGCAAACATAATTCAATATATTAAATCTACGGGCATGCTTTACCTACTGCAGAGCCTTTGCATAGACTGTTCCCAAGCACAAAACTTAAACTGATGAGCAAATCAATATTCAAAAACACTGCCTATAATACACTAGTTTAATTATATAAATATTTTTTATATTCTAATAAAAAAAGGTCGTTTTTATTTCTAAAAACGACCTTAACAGGCAAAATATTCCATTTTTAAAATGGTAAAAAAACTCTGAACCGGGACAAAATTTTAAAATTTCCTATAAGAACCCTCTGAAAGATATTTACCCCGGATAGCAGCTACAACTTCCCGGTGCGCCCTGAATGGATTAACAGGTTCAGGCCTTTCAGCAATAGGCTCAAGATCATGCTGGGGAAACCTTTCTATATGAAGATTATACCCTTTGATCATTAAATTCTCCAAATTCACACTATCCAATACATTGTATGCAAGGAGAGTTTCCAAGGCTCTTTCATCTCCATGCATTTCAAATTCATTCCAGAGCAATACAGCAAAATATCCATCAAGTCCTTCTGCATCACCTCGATCCATGCCGAAGTAATGTTCGATGCCCTTAAGACCTCCGGTAATGCCTAGCGCACGGAAAACAAACCTCAGATCAATGTGCGCAGCTTCTACTTTTATCCCAAAATACTTTTCAATAAACGGGACATCAAAACATTTACCGTTAAAGCTTACAATAAGTGGATAACGAGCAATTTCGGCCTCGAAATCGTATAAATTTTTGCCCTGTACGTATGTTTTTATCTCTTTACCGTTCCACAAAGCAATTGTGGTAATATCACAGCAATGCGAATCAGTACCCGTTGTTTCAATATCTATATAGGCAATATCATCGCGAAAATGAGAATATAGACGCCATTGGTCTGAAGCAGGAAGACGGTCAGCAAACCAACAGGCATCACATTCACTAAGCTTTTGCAATGACTCGCCGCATCCTTTCTCCAATTCAACCATTTTAGCATCAGAAAGTGGAGATGAAACGCCTCCGATGATATCCTTCCATTTGCTAACCCCGGCCTGCCATATTTTAGCTTCCGTGGTGCTTCCTATTCCTTTGAGGTGGCAGAATGTTCTTTCGAGCATCTAGTTCGGCCCTGTATCCGTTCCGGTTAAGATTAATTAAATCAATTTAGGTCCAGACTGATAATAATTTAAAGACTAAAATTAACGCCCGTTCCTTGCTGCCCGTGACTATCTATAATATACAAGATAGTCCAGCATTTATACAATATTGACAATTCATCCATACTAAAACTACATAGAAAGATGATTATAAATTTTTCAGAGTGCTATACTACCAATTACAGGAAAATTAACAATGGAAAAATTTAACTTTCAGCACTATTTTGATCAATTTGATATACTCGTAACAAAGCCTGCTCAAAAATATATTGCTACTCTGCCACATGAATCTATGCCTTTAATTCTCGGGGGAGCTGCCTGTATTGCGCTTCTTGCAGCTATTTTGGCATTTCTGGCTATGCGCCCGTCAGCTAAAAAAAACATCCCATCTCTGAAAGGTTCTCAAGACTTTTCCGATTTTTTTAAAAAAAGCGGAACTATTATGGATATTTCTACAGCTGAAAATCACGAAAAACTCATTGGCCGCGGGGTTGTAACTCAAACCAGAGAAGATCGTATCAGACTTGAAATCATTGAAAATACAGGGCTTTCATCACTAGCCCCTTCTGCTAAATTATTGTGCATGTTCCCACCTGAAATGATGGGCCAAAGCAAGGTTAACGCATTTACTTCCACAATTCAGACTCTGGAGTGTAACAGTGAAGGATGCGGACGCATGACAATAAGCCCCCCTCAGTCTTTCTCGCTGATCAAACGCCGCCGCCATAAACGCAAACGCGTTATTGACCAACAATTTATAAGAGTAAAATTCTGGCTGGGTACGCCTGATT includes:
- the mtaB gene encoding tRNA (N(6)-L-threonylcarbamoyladenosine(37)-C(2))-methylthiotransferase MtaB: MKKFWLITLGCKINQYESESIRQRWIHMGFEPADSDAEAHEVVINSCAVTSSALRDLRKTVRAVNRHNPVAKIIITGCAAQVFAQELAELPGVTEVIPQERKSDLLQLEDKRSDKDSKVVFQPFEIKDYQRSRAVVKVQDGCSHRCTYCIVPITRGPSVSRKVDNVLKEIKHLLDAGFREMVISGINLSHYGREFDKKIDFWDLMERIEDEFSEEWGGRARLRISSLEPGQLKERSLEIFAKSRLICPQLHLSLQSGDSQVLKRMGRGHYKPEDVLGFIDELSKIWPVFGLGADILTCFPGETEEEFQNTLELCRKLPLSYAHVFPYSIRPGTAAAEMKGQLDAQTKKERSKILRQLVNDKKKMFLDRILKMDSLKVLFQNHNKGICEFYSTCVLEEELEELPRDLVEVKPVRVKDDVLMCTNISK
- a CDS encoding YicC/YloC family endoribonuclease — protein: MPVSMTGYGRSETTEDKWSHVWEIRSVNSRFLDLKWRLPNSLRGYESRWEKVVRKYGSRGRVDLSLNLEVFSTELLGVSLNKLQAKAMMDQVWSMAEENNVDFTPDYNKLFNISALWRDASSEPDPALAQSITEGLKMALANWRDSRQAEGNDLVKDLEERFTLLKEYTETVKVKVPEILEAKRANLIERVTNSMETLGAEYIEDRMIQEVAILTDKLDVSEEITRLDAHLERIFEVLNSKKDAGKRLDFLLQETFREINTCGNKCQDSEVSRVVVEFKAELEKCREQVQNIE
- a CDS encoding DEAD/DEAH box helicase; the protein is MSFESFGFDMRLNAGIRAEGYDFPTPVQSKAIPAVLDGRDVMGLAQTGTGKSAAFVLPILQRLLDSDADKRGPVRVLVLTPTRELALQVHETFIALGRQTGIRSAAIYGGVGIGKQAKDIKKVTVVTACPGRLLDLLERGEVDLSAVDTLVLDEADRMLDMGFLDEVQKILDILPKERQNLMFSATMPDLIAAMSKDILHNPFIVKVAPTAPAEGVKHLSCPVAIHLKQDFLKVLLEEIDYKSVLVFVRTKRWARRLAQRLMNCGMQAIDLHGDLSQSKRQKALDGFKNGDFNVLVATDLAARGIDCSDISHVINYDMPDTVEIYIHRVGRTGRINRKGIAYTFVADEDRAKLAEIEEDLGHSLPVYYLDIFNYNAPKTDFSDTDKKPYNAHKKGHFPKNKSKFSKRNDKFSKNKSKSSRKHK
- a CDS encoding ribonuclease H-like domain-containing protein — translated: MLERTFCHLKGIGSTTEAKIWQAGVSKWKDIIGGVSSPLSDAKMVELEKGCGESLQKLSECDACWFADRLPASDQWRLYSHFRDDIAYIDIETTGTDSHCCDITTIALWNGKEIKTYVQGKNLYDFEAEIARYPLIVSFNGKCFDVPFIEKYFGIKVEAAHIDLRFVFRALGITGGLKGIEHYFGMDRGDAEGLDGYFAVLLWNEFEMHGDERALETLLAYNVLDSVNLENLMIKGYNLHIERFPQHDLEPIAERPEPVNPFRAHREVVAAIRGKYLSEGSYRKF
- a CDS encoding PilZ domain-containing protein, with the translated sequence MEKFNFQHYFDQFDILVTKPAQKYIATLPHESMPLILGGAACIALLAAILAFLAMRPSAKKNIPSLKGSQDFSDFFKKSGTIMDISTAENHEKLIGRGVVTQTREDRIRLEIIENTGLSSLAPSAKLLCMFPPEMMGQSKVNAFTSTIQTLECNSEGCGRMTISPPQSFSLIKRRRHKRKRVIDQQFIRVKFWLGTPDSDETAFADAVPDLAVNSYDPRSTGHEDNQVINISNGGIGVSAHQGLIDKKFNINDDILINIFMFNFRQKVFKPYWYAGKIRTIEEMDGTSYRLGVEFTMTGKIRDETEQNIDWSNI
- a CDS encoding DUF370 domain-containing protein; protein product: MPKQKLLNIGFGNFVVSSRVITIVNPSSSPMRRLREDARQEGRLVDATQGRKTRSIIVTDSNHVILSAIQAETIGHRYTSDEGDND